A DNA window from Theobroma cacao cultivar B97-61/B2 chromosome 5, Criollo_cocoa_genome_V2, whole genome shotgun sequence contains the following coding sequences:
- the LOC18599495 gene encoding ER lumen protein-retaining receptor, producing the protein MNIFRLAGDMTHLLSIVVLLLKIRTMKSCAGISLKTQELYVIVFLTRYLDLFTRYISFYNTVMKLVFIGTSICIVWYMRYHKVVKQTYSKDQDTFRHYFLIPPCFLLALLIHRDFNVMEVLWTFSLYLEALAIIPQLVLLQRSRNIDNLTGNYIFFLGAYRALYLINWIYRFFMENFKFRWIPWISGLVQTALYADFFYYYIKSWKNHEKLKLPA; encoded by the exons ATGAACATATTCAGGTTAGCAGGGGACATGACCCATCTCCTCAGCATTGTGGTCCTTCTCCTGAAGATCCGTACCATGAAATCTTGTGCTG gaatttcacttaagactcAGGAATTGTATGTTATAGTCTTTCTTACTCGGTACCTTGATTTGTTCACAAGGTATATATCTTTCTACAACACTGTAATGAAGCTAGTTTTCATTGGAACTTCAATTTGCATTGTTTGGTACATGCGCTACCATAAAGTTGTGAAGCAGACCTACAGCAAGGATCAGGATACTTTTAGACATTACTTTCTGATCCCCCCATGTTTTCTGCTGGCCCTTCTGATTCACCGTGATTTTAATGTAATGGAG GTGTTGTGGACATTCTCCCTCTATCTCGAAGCACTGGCAATTATACCACAATTGGTATTACTGCAAAGATCAAGGAACATTGATAACTTAACTGGAAACtacattttctttcttgg TGCTTATCGAGCTTTATATCTCATCAATTGGATTTACCGTTTCTTCATGGAGAATTTCAAGTTCCGCTGGATAC CTTGGATTTCAGGCTTGGTCCAGACTGCTCTTTATGCTGACTTCTTTTACTACTATATCAAGAG CTGGAAGAACCACGAGAAGCTAAAGCTCCCTGCTTGA